The Punica granatum isolate Tunisia-2019 chromosome 4, ASM765513v2, whole genome shotgun sequence genome has a window encoding:
- the LOC116202317 gene encoding 12-oxophytodienoate reductase 2-like: MSAEASSVRLITPYKMGRFDLSHRVVLAPLTRQRSYHNVPQPHAILYYSQRTSKGGLLISEATGVSDTAQGYPDTPGVWTKEQVEAWKPIVDAVHAKGGIFFCQIWHVGRVSNSGFQPNGQAPISSTDKPLTPQLRANGVDVAEFSPPRCLRTDEIPEIVNHFRLAARNAMEAGFDGVEIHGAHGYLIDQFMKDQVNDRTDQYGGSLENRCRFALEIIKVVSDEIGPDRVGIRLSPFADYMESGDSNPKALGLYMAEALNKYGILYCHMVEPRMKTVAEKCDCPHSLVPMRNAFGGTFIVAGGYDREDGNKAVAENRADLVAFGRLFLANPDLPRRFELDAPLNKYNRNTFYISDPVVGYTDYPFLETAA; this comes from the exons ATGTCGGCCGAAGCCTCTTCTGTCCGTCTCATCACACCCTACAAGATGGGAAGATTCGATCTTTCCCACAG AGTTGTTTTGGCACCGCTGACTAGACAAAGATCTTACCACAATGTGCCTCAGCCGCACGCAATATTATATTACTCGCAGAGGACCTCAAAAGGGGGCCTTCTCATTTCCGAAGCCACAGGGGTGTCTGATACCGCTCAGGG GTATCCCGACACGCCTGGTGTCTGGACAAAAGAGCAAGTTGAGGCCTGGAAACCCATTGTTGATGCTGTTCATGCTAAAGGCGGTATATTCTTTTGTCAGATCTGGCATGTGGGCAGGGTTTCGAATTCAG GTTTCCAGCCAAATGGGCAGGCTCCAATCTCTTCCACAGACAAGCCATTGACTCCTCAACTTAGAGCTAATGGTGTTGATGTTGCTGAATTCTCACCTCCACGCTGTTTAAGGACAGATGAAATCCCCGAGATTGTCAACCATTTCAGACTTGCTGCTAGGAATGCTATGGAAGCTG GCTTTGATGGAGTTGAGATTCACGGGGCTCATGGCTACTTAATAGACCAGTTCATGAAAGACCAAGTGAATGACCGGACCGACCAGTACGGTGGTTCTCTGGAGAACCGATGCAGGTTTGCCCTCGAGATCATCAAGGTCGTTTCTGACGAGATCGGACCAGACAGGGTTGGGATACGGCTCTCTCCGTTCGCGGATTACATGGAATCAGGAGACTCCAACCCCAAAGCTCTGGGTCTTTACATGGCTGAAGCTTTGAACAAGTACGGGATTCTGTATTGCCACATGGTGGAGCCAAGGATGAAGACAGTCGCTGAGAAGTGCGACTGCCCGCACAGCCTGGTCCCAATGAGGAATGCCTTCGGGGGCACTTTCATTGTTGCGGGGGGCTATGATAGGGAGGATGGGAACAAAGCTGTGGCTGAGAACCGAGCCGATCTAGTTGCATTTGGTCGGTTATTCTTGGCCAATCCCGATCTGCCTCGTAGATTCGAGCTGGATGCTCCTCTAAACAAGTATAACCGAAATACATTCTACATCTCTGATCCTGTGGTCGGTTATACAGATTACCCATTTCTTGAAACCGCTGCGTAG